Within Diospyros lotus cultivar Yz01 chromosome 15, ASM1463336v1, whole genome shotgun sequence, the genomic segment aaactcactAATAAACTGAAACTGATATAAGTAATAACTCAACTAATCAAAACTGGAAGTGTCTCAATTAAGCTTTCACATAACTCTGATTCAAGAGAGGAtcaacataaactgaaaataaaaccataatcaTTGTCTAAGATAATCCCTCAAttggaaatataaaataatcctaaactgACAAGACACTAAATAACactaactcccagacatctttaattcttgagtggctccatgtacacacattACTGACCACTGCtgttaggccccacatctggtactccgtcactaggacctagaatggtgaagagtacaaggtgagctataaagctcaacaagtaatagatatgaaagaataattaaagtttaatcgaagaatatcgatactcaTAAAATACTAATTATCCCTGTACTGAGGGAGTAGTAATCACTGAACgaagcataaataaaatatcaatgcaTGTAttctgtaaactaaatgcaagtaaTGTAACTTTGGCCATAGGCCCATATAAATTGAAACACATATATGCCTGATCTAAATCCTGCAaccataaaaattgtaagcacataccgtgggcaatatgcccctagccccttgGTCGTCACCAGGCGAGCAGCTCATAATTGAAACCGATGAGATCCCCTCGGACTAGCCGCCTGACGCGCATActataatgcaatgctcatatacatgCTAGTACACGATATGAGGTGCTCCACATAATAACATGCTCCATGCTCAcacaagatgtatgcacatataACCATATCATAACTTTCACACAAAAGTATGAAATGCACAAGTTATTACTATTTTTGGAATCCAAATATTACTCGTATTTTCCcttgaaatacaaaattcactgatatttattgatttaattaattatttatcttgAGGGTTGCAATATGAAGACTTCCCGAGCACGCTTAACTTTAGAGTTCTTGTAATATTGGTTGCAAAATTGGATGTAAAACATGAAAATCTGGGTGTGAGTGGCTTACACACAAGTACTATTTGAATAGGTCCAAAATCAATTCGAATAGATCTGGAAAAACTCAAGAAATTAAACGTGATTTTGCAAGTTCATTCAAATGGTACAGTACCCTATTCGAATAGATTTGACAAAACTTAAGCATTTGAATGTGAGATCTCAAGGGCATTCGAAAAACCTCATTGTAGCATTTGGATGATACTCACGGACTTTTGGAGATTATTCAAAATTCATTCAGATGAAAGAATATGCATTCGAATGGGAGGAAGGGTCATTTGGATAGGACACACAATAACAACTTGGACCCATTTGGATGCTAAGAAACTCATTCAAATAATATAAGGAACTCATTTGGATAATGCGATAATATTAAGAACTTATTTGGATACATCTCATGCCATTCGAATATCACTCACAACTTTGGTTAATCCATTTGGATATGGGGGAAACCATTAGGATGACTGcatattaaatttaacaatCATAAACGCTAACAGAgattgaaatttgaaacaaTATCTatcattactacaccattccgaaagaaatcttggaAGAAGAATCCCAATCGATATAGAATAACATCAAGATGAATCAACAATCGTATTGGGAAGGAAACGCTTATGAGAAAATCATGCATAACTTATCAAAACTCATTGTACGGTGATATAttgaatgtatttatatatatatgtacatattgtCTAATTAAACTAGGAACCAAAACaaagagtcttggtattctgagatcatTGTAAAACATGGATCCTAAGTTAAAAGATTACAAGAAAGATACTTGCACAAGAAAGCCATTGATACGCTAATATGGAAAtacgtatatgtatatacatgtactgaaaactgaaaatggatTTACTTAAGGAACCCGTAAGAAAGGATTACGGGGTTGGATACTTGCCTTAATAACTCCGATCAATTtcttgattgaacttgaaaccTCTCTTACGAAGAACTCAACAAAGAGCACTTCCTCAATTCTCCTCTTCAACTTTCAcagacttctttctctctttcttccagCGGTGTGAGAAAACTATGGCTTTCTATGAGTATATATACGTAAGGAAGCCACCCTAAAAGCCATCTCATTCTTCTATGTTAACTTGGAGACTTCAAACTCCTAATCCTCACGCACGGGAACACCCACACTTAAtctctaataataattaaattctaattattatttaaatctctaaattaccaGCATGCCCTTGAATTTATTTCCACATAATTAAATGCCATTAAAATGCTATTCactcatttaaaaatttctaaattgcCATcttggcaaattctcttaaccaagaattaaataaataattaaataattcttaaataacTTCTAGGctctctaatgggtcgttacaatttctccactccttaaaagaatttggtcctccaaattcgtacctagTTACTCGAATAGCGAGGGGTAAagattcttcatttcttcttctagttcCCATGTCGCATCTTCTAAAGAGTGTCGCTGCCATTGTACCtttacaagaggaattgattgGTTCCTTAAGGTCTTTTCTTTACGCTCTAAAATACTGATAGGCATCttttcataagacacatcttttCCCACTTTAAGagtttgaaaatcaattacGTGCTGAGGATCGgacacatacttcctcaacatcaaaACGTTAAACACATTATGAACATGGGATAATTggggtggcaaagctaactcatatgccaaagtccctatccatTTCAAAATCTCGAACCGACCAATGTAATGGGGACTAAGCTCCCCTGTTACGCCAAATTTTCGcactcctttaataggcatgactctcaaccaaacatggtcacctaccAAAAACTAGAGATCTCATTGCcgcttgtctgcatagctcttctgtctatTTTGGGCTGTTTTCATTCTCGCTTTGATCACTCGGATCTTTTCTAACATCTTctcaacaatttcaggacctaacAAAGCCCTATCACCAATTTATTCCCAACATATCAGCGATCGACACGGTTGCCCATACAAATcctcatatggtgacattccaatacttgaatggaaactattattatagACAAATTCTACCAAAAgtagatgctcatcccaacttCCTTGGAAGTCTaaaacacaagctctcaacTTGTCCTCAAGAGTCCTGATAGTCCTTTCTAACTGACCATCTGTCTGTGGATGAAACGCCATACTAAACCTCAATTGAGACCCTAATGCATCATGTAAGGCTCCCTAAgaatgagaagtaaaacgaggatcttGATCTGATATAATTCTGGATGGAACACCGCCCAATTTCATGATCTCCTTAATATAGATCCTTGCAAATCTATTTAATGGATAAGTTTTCTTAATAGGCAGAAAATaggctgatttagtcaaacaatcaacaatcacccatatagggTCATAGCCTTTCGTCatcctgggtaaacccatcacaaaatccatagcaacattatcccatttccactccaaaataggtaatggaagtaataaacttgcgggtttctgatgttctgctttaacttgttggcatactgaacactgtgaaacatatttagctacatctttcttcataccactccaccaatattgTCGCTTAAGGTCATGGTATATCTTCACAACACTTGGACGAATAGTATAATGGTTCTtatgtgcttcattcaaaatctcttgcttaagatttccatccTCGGCTATACAAATATGTCCTTggaataagagtataccataattccgtagagtatatcccaaaggagaaaactTCTCAATATCAACTAAGATCTGggccaacttctcatcttttgattgctgGTTCTTGAGTCGGTAAAATAACTCaggttgtattctcatgtagGCATAGCTCACAACTAATCTATCTTCTAGGGATGAAATAGATAAAGCACTTAATTGCTCCAATAAATTCCATTCTTGAACCGTCATTGTAGCTATAGAAGCTCCTTGCCTACTCAAGGCATTGACTACCACATTAGCCTTTTTGggatggtatagaatctcacaatcgaaatctttaaataactcgacccaacgtctctgcctcatattcaattctttctgagatagaagataatgtaaactcttatgatctatataaatttcaactttctctcCATATAAGTAGTGTCTCCATATCtttaatgcaaatactaccattgccaactccaaatcatgagtagggtagttcacctcgtgtttcttcaattgccTGGAAGCATAAGTATTAACTCAACCCTTTTGCATCAATATGTAACCTAAACCTGAATGAGAGGCATCACTGTATACGAAATATTTCTCTCTACCTCTTGGTATAGCTAAGACTGGTGCAATAGTTAacctttgatttaattcttggaaagcacgttcatatgcgtcattccattcaaacttctctcattttcttgttaacttcgtcataggggaagataaacgagcaaaTCCCTTAACGAATCTCCTATAATAGCTTGCGCGAcccagaaaactacgtatctttATCACTGTCATATGTCTTAGCCAATCCATAATTGTTCTGGTTTTGtttggatccactgaaatactgTCTCTAGACAtcacatgacctagaaatccaatttgagtaaGCCAGAAATCACTTTTactgaacttggcgtacaattgCTCTTCCTTGAGCCTCTGCAATACCAcagtaagatgctctgtatgctcctccacattaggtgagtagaTTAGGATATagtcgatgaagacaataatgaagcgATCTAAGTAATCACGCAGAACTCGGTTCATCAAATCAATGAAAATAGTTGGGGCATttgtcaacccaaatggcatcaccacaaactcgtagtgtccatagcgtGTCCTGAAGTAGTCTTCTagatatcatcatctctaactcgcactTGATGGTAACtcaatctcaaatctatcttggaGAACACTTTAGCTCGTCACAACTGGTCTAACAAGTCATCAACTCATGGTAAGGGatatttattcttcactgtcacttGATTTAATTGGCGATAATCTATGCaaaatctcaaagatccatctttcttccttacgaacaatactggtgcaccccacggggatgaaTTGCGCTAGATAAAActcttctctattaattcttctaaccaGGACTTTAACTTATTGGGTGCCATTTGATATGAAGCCTTGGAAATAGGCTGTGTACCAGGCAATAATTCAATAGTAAACACTACTCCTCTCCGAAGAGGTAATCCTGTAGGTCATCCTGGAAAACATATGAGAAATCACGCACTACTGACACCTCGGATAGCTTCCTCTTGGTTCCCTCATTAGTAGTCACAAAGGTTAGATaagcttcacatccatcacgCATCAGCTTCTCGACTTTCATCtctgagatcataggaatcatAGATATAGGCTTGACTCCAGTATATCTAAGAACAGACTATTGAGATAGTTCGAAGTCAAAAATCTTTCGTCGACAGTCAACTCGTGCATAATGCCgtgacaaccaatccatgccaaggatcaaatcaaaatccttaacatcgagaattaccaaatcCCCCAATAATTTCTTATCATGTATCTcaatctcacaattctcaaacatttctctagccTCCGTAATCTTATCTCTCGGCGTAAACACAATCAAATGATATGGCAAGGAAATCCAGGAATGAGGAACATAACATACTGCGCgtagtgcaataaaagaatgtgtagaatTAGTATTAAATAATGTAtgcacatcatgaccatataaagatagaataccttggatagtaCCGTCGCCTTGCTCTGCATCCACTGTGGTGAGAGCATAGACCCTACCCTACACTTGGGGTCTCTCCGCGGGAGGTGGATGCTAAGCTACTAGTAATGGTGGTATAGGTGCCGCTCCTAGCCCTCTAACTACTGGTGGCCTCTGATTCTCCTGTTGGCCTCTATTCTGGGGTGGTTGTGTACACTTGTTAGTTGTGTGTCCTTTTTGTCCACACCCTAAATAGGTCACCTTTGGTGCAGGGAGTGCTGTTTGATTCCTCGGACAATCTTTCTTCCTATACCTTTCTTGTCCACACTTGTAACATACATTTTTCCAAGCTAGGCACAATCCTCCGTGCTTCCTCCCACACTGACTCCACTATGGATTATTCTTTGTATTATTTCTTAGTTCGGCtatccacttcctcttcttattattggATGAACCCTGAGATGTACTTGTGCCCTTCCTGGCTACTTGTGTCGCCCTTCACTCATTGCAATCTCGCTCGATAGTATATGCTCGCTAGACTATCGTGGCATAATACACACTCTGAGCTCCTCCAAAGGCATGGCGAATATTCGCTCACAATCTTCTTTGAAACTTGACAGCCTTCTTCGCTTCAGTGGATACCAACTTTGGGGCGTAACGAGTTAAGGCTATAAACTCCGCCTCATATTGGGCCACTATCTTGGTACCCTGAACTAGCTCAATGAACTCATAGACCTTCTTCTCTTTCACCCATGCTAAACAATAAGCCTCATTGAACACTTACTAGAActcgacccatgtgggttctcggTTACCAAACCTCTGGCGAGTAGcctcccaccatctctcagcATCACTTTTGAATAagaatgtgctaagtcgcacCCATCAATCATCTGTACAACCAATAGAACGAAGATGCTTCTTTATCGATAACATTCAATTCTCAGTCGTTGTTACATCtgtgcctccatggaatgctggtggtcggaaggccatgaaatcctttaatatCCGACTCCCTGTATCTGCCTCCACAACTGGAACAATTGGAGCGACTGGCGAATTGCCTCTactgcctcctgcttcttgTGTTCCTTGTGGTTGCCTTACCTGATTAGTTACTAGGGTATCGATGACCCTTATCAAGCCTGCCAACATGCCTTGCATCTCAGCCATACCCTATTGTAGATCGCTACCAGACTCCCCTAGTGAGCCAGGCATGGACACTAAAACTTCAACTAGAATAGAAGCAGCCTGACTGCGAGTATAAGGTCATCCACTTCTATCACTCATTttcctgcatcaccacttagagTTAGAATACTGCTAATTGGGAAAACTTATCTAACTGACAGACACAaatcctaactctacccaacatcctatgtgtgtacgggagacACCTTAAAACATCGCTCAGATACCAATActataacaccccctctcctagaactacccGAGAAGAGATGTTACAgggaaattgaaataaaattaaataaaactcaCTGATAAACTGAAACTAAAATCAGCAATAACTCAACTAATAAAAAATGGAAGCGTCTCACTCAACCTGTCACGTAACTTTGATCCAAGAGAGGATCAACATTAACTGaaaataaaaccataatcaCTGTCTAAGgtaatccctcaactgaaaatataaaatactccTAAACTGACAAGACACTAAATAACACCAACTCTCAGACATCTTTAgttcttgagcggctccacgtacgcACACTACTGGCCACTGTTGCTAGgtcccacatctggtactccctcGCTAGGaactggaatggtgaagagtacaaggtgagctacaaagttCAACAAGTAATAGATatgaaagaataactgaagtttAATCAAAAATATCAATACTCATAAAATACTGAATGTTCTTGTACTAAGGGAGTAAAAATCACTGAACAAtgcatgaataaaatatcaatgcACGTAATCTGTAAACAATATATTATCTAGTCTGGATTAATAAATGTGGAAAGGAAGCGAGTTGATCCAGAGCGAGGAACTCTTGTAGTGGTATTGATTTTGTGCTTTTCTAATGTTGCTTTCAGAGAGTTTCATACTCGCTTAGAGGGATAGTCTGTAGGGCAGTACCAGAGGCCCCAAGAGCCTTTGTTGGGAGAGTCTCTCACTATCTTAGTAGGTATAAAGAATTGTGTCCTTTACTTCGCCTATTACCAACTATTTGATATCTTGTGCGCACCATTTTGAAAGTTAGTATGTTTGgctttttaatcaattttttatagATAGTGTTAATTGTTGTTGAtcatacataataataaatttatttgctaGAGAATTTTTCTTCAAACTCTAAGAATTTTGCAAAATAGAGAATGATTAGAGGGCATAAGGCGTTATCTATGCAAATATTCCAATGCTTCAGTTATATTCTTAATTAGAATTGTAGAGCTCTTGAATAGGTAGGAGTGTCTTTGTTGAGAGAATGAGtcatcctctatttatagccaaggAAAGTAGTGAGTGATAAGGATTCTTGATTTTTCGAGATTAGCACAGATTTCGTTGATCTTAGTCTGTTACCAAATTTGTGAAAAAGATCTTAAAGATATGTTTGTATGTCTCTATCATGGGAATGCCCCACGAGAGGCTCTCCAAGAGAGCTTTCAACTTTTAACGAAACTTTTTGGTCTTCCCTTATGGGAGTCTGTCGAGGGAGTATCTCGAGGATCTTTTAGACCGAGGTCTTTTGGGCCTTTTTTgtgctatttttttattttttatctcttatACTTAATTCTTAGGTTTCCAGCTTAACCTTTATAGATGCACCTAGACTTTTCTacccatcaaaaaaaaaaaaaaaaaaaacatcagcTCTCTTTGAAGTCAATTTCTTACCTACCCTAGACCAATTGCATTGAAATGGCCCATCTCAATAATATATTGGCATTCTATTTTGTTTGAAACCAAACAAGCGTGCAGATCACATCATTCCTTAATTAATGTAGCAGATTTTGTTACACGTGTTAAACGTAGCTTTCCCTCACAAATAAATTAcacatatttttttgaattatatacaaatcttttatttttcatcccAATGAAGTAATAAAAATGGTGACGGAATTCATAAAGATATTGCATTTTTCTTGAGCAAAGAGGAACGTAGGCCATCAGCATTGCAATATTATTTGGCAAGAtcacaataattatttttagttgggtagtatttgttaattaagatataaacaaaaaaaaaaaaagtgagatatataaaatatttcagataaaagtattttttattatatttattaaatttatctaataatttttgaaaaaaatcacatgacttgttatttgaatttttttagataaatttatctctcatccattcgaataaatttatcttgatttttacaaataagaaaaaataatgcatGTATCTTctagtatattttaaaaatttaacaaataatttaataaaaattttgaaatgcttctcgatcttatcttaatcattctatattttagttcaaaaaatatttcaatcttattttaatacaatcttattttacttattttaataaatattactttaaaaaatatttaatttaagttgtaGTTATCGTTGGAAAGATGAATTTATCATCTTAGTCCCACTGAAGTGCAGGAGGACTAGCTTTGCATATACTTcttattttcaatgttttgaaaattggaTCGGATAGTATACTAGCCTATTAATTGAGTCATGGGTCAGTGGGTCTGACTAGTTAAACCGGAGTGATCCGATcaaatgatgtcatatatatattttaatatatatttgaaatattaatattctatatattattatgagaaatgttattattaactaatctataattaatattttatatataattgttatatatgttattaaagaattaattaataattaaagatttaaaAGTGAGTGAAGGGTGAAAAAAATCAAGGTCAACCTGGTTCACTGGTCTGACTGCATTTTGACtggattgaaaaatatttaattttttaatacaaaccaaacTGGATAGGCCACTGATTCCCAGTTAAACCAGTCTGATTGGCCGGTCTagtcttatttttaaaacaatgctTATTTTGGCATTATCAATTTAAGTCATCCTACAAATAAGATGTATTTAAGATTTGAACTCTagatctaaaaaatataaaagaagtCTTGAAGTATTGAACTATCACGGGTAacattacatatattttaagttacatacaaaatataaattttggttCCAACTAAATAAGAGTAAAAGAgggtgaaatttatttataaaaaggtTACATGCCTTCCTTGTATTGCAAGTTTCCTGAAAGTTGGGCATGGAATAAAGAAGCAATGCTCCTTTCTTGTCTTTGAAGACAACAAACAAATGTTGATCCAAAAACAAGGTTCTTTGCTCAAAGCTATGttttatttagattaattaTTTACTCAAAAAATAATGAATGCGTCGTAATAACAATAatgacaaattttaaattttatgacaCGACCCACTACATTAACTTTAAAGAATTTGTAAATAAGTCTTGCTTTCAACGTATGAGTCAAGTGGTTAGATCACGATAAATTTATATTCGTACAAGAAGATTGTGGATTCGATTTCTTACTCTACATAGTGAGACAAAATCTCCACCCCTAATTTATCTTCTTTGCTGAAATTAAGGGTACGAGCAGTAGGTACCCTACAATGGCAATAATCTTAAGAATTTTTAAACAAGCctgtatttagttttattttttttaattctactacaaattttttctattttattctatGTTCAAACCATCTTTAAGCGTTATGTTTGGACCGAGAGGATGCAGAAAGAAAGGGAAACAAACAAGGCATAAGGCTTGGAATGGTAGATGTTAATTTGGAAGGAAGAGATACTTTGCTTTAAAGCACCAAAAACAAAACCTTTGGTTCCTTTTCTCCGAGCAGATATACACACTAATCCTTCTCCACAcacaaccatatatatatatatatatatatatatatataaagtgatTAAACAACCATTGGCATTCGTCCGCAAGTCGTAATAAATTAAACAGAATCCAAACATCGCCCAACCTGAATTTGCTTTTTTATTATAAAGCCAAAGCCGtcgtctctctttctctgtctctGATAACTCTGCACACTTCACCATCAATGGCGTAAAGCGATATCAACTCCAGTAGCCTTGCGTGCAGGAAACTTTTTCCAAGAAATAGAAATCTTTCTAGTTGTAATATATCTATATCAATATCAAGTGGGGTTCTAgagcttcctcttcttcttcttcttcttcttcttcttcaacacaACACTCACTGTGAGAACTGTACAGAGTGAcccggagagagagagagagagagagatatatgtGTAAGAAGAAGAGGCAACCTGGGGAAGCCCGGAGAGCTGTTTCTGGAGGGAAGGATCTTTGAATGCTTCCATGAAATCACGTTGGCTTTGGCGTTCGCTAGGATGAGTAGCAGTGACTCTGCCTATCGCGTTGAAACGACGTCGCGCCTCGCTCAATGGCGGATCGACAACTTCTCTTCTTGCACCTATCGCAAGTCCGATCCTTTCAAGATCGGCCTCTGGAATTGGTCGGTTtcaatttcttcctctttttttcttttctattctttcatCTGTTTGGCTCTTGGGAAAACAGGGGAAAGTGAGATCTTAATTATCAAATGTAAAGATTCGGATAGCCTACAGTCCAGACAGTCTTTTCAGGGCTTCTGATGGTGGTCGTGGGGGGTCACGATGAAAACCCAGAAATTTCCACTCtagtttcttcattttgttgaaTTTTCTTGGGAGCCAAACAGAGGATTAGTACAAATTGTTCTTATTTGGTTGTTTGAATTGAAGGCATTTAGCAGTGGAGAAGAACCGGCTACTATTCATTAAACTGTACCCAGAAACATCGAATTCTACGAGAAATAAGCCTCCAATTGCATCCTTTAACATTCGAGTGGTTTGCTCTGTGGGGGATCGAAAAGCTCTGATTCACCCAGGTGATTAATCTAATAATTTACAGCCAGCCTGATGGATTACTGCTACTATTACTAATTTGGATGGTTTACTTCTAACCACGATTTTGTTTTCTCTGATTATGCAGAGGTCATCGACAAGCAGCTCAAGACCAACGACGATTTTGTTTGGTCTCTTGAGGTTCCATTCACCGGAAAATTCATAATCGAAGTCGAATTCCTCGATTTGAAGACCACACCTCCAGAAGTACGATTTTGTTACTACTTAATTTGTTTACCATTCTATCTCATCCTTTTGACTTAATTTCCTTAAAACCTTGCAGGGCGGGGAGCCTTGCTCCATCTGGTCGGAAGGATCATCGGCGCAAAACCAGTCGAATGCGACTGCCATAGCCTCGCTCGGGAGAATGCTATCCGAAAGCATCCACACGGACATTGCCATCAACGCGTCCGATGGCAGCATTGGAGCGCATCGCGCGGTTCTCGCCGCGAGGTCGCCTGTTTTCAGCAGCATGTTTTCGCATGACCTCAAAGAGAAGGAGCTGTCTACCATCAACATTTCGGACATGTCCATTGAAGCTTGTCGCGCCTTTCTCAACTACATCTACGGTAGCATAAGACACGACGAGTTTCTAGCCCACCGGCTGGCACTTCTTCGCGCGGCTGACAAGTACGACATCTCGGAGCTGAAAGAGGCGTGCCACGACAGCCTTGTCGAAGATATCGACACCAGGAATGTGCTCGAGAGGCTGCAAAATGCCTCGCTATATCAGCTGCCGAAGCTCAAGGCCAGCTGCATGAGCTACCTCGTCAAGTTTGGCAAGATATTCGACATTCGAAACGAATTCGATTCGTTTCTGCAATGTGCAGACAGAGAACTTGTTGCTGAAATCTTCCATGAGGTTCTGGCTGCCTGGAAAGGCTTCTGAAAGATGAACAATTGATCATCTCAGTATATATTCTTTGTCTTGGTCCATGAAAGAAATTGTATTGTGCAGATCATTTGTTGCATCAAAGGATATTCTTTGTGCAAAATGCAATGGGTTTTGTGTACAATGTACAAATATTTGTTTTCTGGAAACAAATGGATTGATACAAATGGATTGATCGATGTTGATGTAAGCGATTGAATGAAGGAATTATAAATTGTAATTATATGTTAAATGtaagatatatatgaagttttTATCGTGGGAAGTCCAAAGTTTTTTAGTTGTTTATGAGGATTCAAACATATGCATGGATTCTGCTACGTACATTAAACAAGGAGCAGTAATGTATGTTTTAGATTTGACATATAACATTGTTTACAAAAATGCTACTAAACAAGGAACAGTATTGTACGTTAAAGAAGGAATTGTCGGGGAATCATCGTCAAACATTTAACTGATCATGTCCTAGTTGAAAGAAGCGCTCGCACTAGGCAAATACCTCAAGagattcatttggttttcaaaaatattttttcaaaaacatgCAAGTGCAGCGGAAATGGAACGAAAATCTCTTAGTGGTTTCagccatgtatatatatttttcattcaaaatgaAAGATCACAATAGTAACTATTTTTCAGCCAGTTGTTATAGCATACATTTGGAGGATAGTTCTCCTAGAAAAGGCATCATCCCTCGG encodes:
- the LOC127791487 gene encoding BTB/POZ domain-containing protein At1g55760, whose translation is MSSSDSAYRVETTSRLAQWRIDNFSSCTYRKSDPFKIGLWNWHLAVEKNRLLFIKLYPETSNSTRNKPPIASFNIRVVCSVGDRKALIHPEVIDKQLKTNDDFVWSLEVPFTGKFIIEVEFLDLKTTPPEGGEPCSIWSEGSSAQNQSNATAIASLGRMLSESIHTDIAINASDGSIGAHRAVLAARSPVFSSMFSHDLKEKELSTINISDMSIEACRAFLNYIYGSIRHDEFLAHRLALLRAADKYDISELKEACHDSLVEDIDTRNVLERLQNASLYQLPKLKASCMSYLVKFGKIFDIRNEFDSFLQCADRELVAEIFHEVLAAWKGF